A stretch of Campylobacter volucris DNA encodes these proteins:
- a CDS encoding DUF411 domain-containing protein, with protein sequence MKKIISALAIGALTLFANDKVVDVYESPTCGCCDLWADYMKTKGYEVRVHKTEDFLKIKEEYKIKDIYQSCHTGIIDGYAIEGHVPEDAVAWLLENKPKDVIGISAPGMPQGSPGMEQGYEEKYPVIVMLKNGDYKIYGIYKGHQLLEKN encoded by the coding sequence ATGAAAAAAATTATTAGCGCTTTAGCTATAGGAGCTTTAACTTTATTTGCTAACGATAAGGTTGTAGATGTTTATGAAAGTCCAACATGTGGATGTTGTGATCTTTGGGCTGATTATATGAAAACAAAAGGATATGAGGTTAGAGTTCATAAAACTGAAGATTTTTTAAAAATCAAAGAAGAATATAAAATCAAAGATATATATCAAAGTTGTCACACAGGTATTATAGATGGATATGCTATTGAAGGTCATGTTCCAGAAGATGCTGTAGCTTGGCTTTTAGAAAATAAACCTAAAGATGTTATAGGAATTTCAGCTCCTGGTATGCCTCAAGGAAGTCCTGGTATGGAGCAAGGATATGAAGAAAAATACCCTGTGATTGTGATGTTAAAAAATGGTGATTATAAAATTTATGGAATTTATAAAGGTCATCAATTATTAGAGAAAAACTAA
- a CDS encoding energy transducer TonB: MKNIFNHHKFQSFIITLIFFTPLIFIFIYSKIFLLVKQNTQENHTFNLQFEQFLQQIPSLENKQQENITKPIPKQEKTQKTIQKNPITKTKSNPKPLLPSQANSNTPLENNLNSHQEENLNSPLNDELLKEIKFAIDKALVYPRQAQKMRMSGEILLEFTWTKDQVLQNLKIIKASKYEILNKSALQTIQSASKNFPKYEKTFHIQIPIIYKIN; the protein is encoded by the coding sequence ATGAAGAATATTTTTAACCATCATAAATTTCAATCTTTTATTATCACTTTAATATTTTTTACTCCTTTGATATTTATTTTTATTTATTCTAAAATTTTTTTACTAGTTAAACAAAATACACAAGAAAATCATACATTTAACTTACAATTTGAACAATTTTTACAACAAATACCATCATTGGAAAATAAACAACAAGAAAATATCACTAAACCAATTCCAAAACAAGAAAAAACTCAAAAAACTATCCAAAAAAATCCAATCACTAAAACAAAATCAAATCCAAAACCACTTTTACCATCGCAAGCAAATTCTAATACACCATTAGAAAATAATTTAAATTCCCATCAAGAAGAAAATTTAAATTCGCCTTTAAATGATGAACTTTTAAAAGAAATAAAATTTGCTATCGACAAAGCTTTGGTTTATCCAAGACAGGCTCAAAAAATGCGTATGAGTGGAGAAATACTTTTAGAATTTACTTGGACGAAAGATCAAGTATTACAAAATTTAAAAATCATCAAAGCATCAAAATATGAAATATTAAACAAAAGCGCATTACAAACTATACAATCAGCTTCAAAAAATTTCCCTAAATATGAAAAAACATTTCATATACAAATTCCAATCATATATAAAATCAACTAA
- the exbD gene encoding TonB system transport protein ExbD, giving the protein MLKLPKNEGLNIIPFIDVMLVLLAIVLSISTFIAHGEIKINLPQSQSSNNLSENKHKITISIDKNNIFYLDKQVITLTELAAKINSIDLDTTIELKSDKDAKFENFIHIIEILKSKNHENFKIITEK; this is encoded by the coding sequence ATGCTTAAACTACCAAAAAATGAAGGATTAAACATCATACCTTTTATAGATGTTATGCTAGTTTTACTAGCTATAGTTTTAAGCATCTCTACTTTTATAGCACATGGTGAAATCAAAATCAATCTCCCACAAAGCCAAAGCTCAAACAATCTCAGTGAAAATAAGCATAAAATCACCATTTCAATTGATAAAAATAATATTTTTTATCTTGATAAACAAGTCATCACTCTAACAGAACTTGCCGCTAAAATCAATTCTATAGATCTTGATACTACAATAGAGCTAAAAAGTGATAAAGATGCAAAATTTGAAAATTTTATCCATATTATTGAAATTTTAAAATCTAAAAATCATGAAAATTTTAAAATTATCACAGAGAAATAA
- the exbB gene encoding TonB-system energizer ExbB gives MEFLKNYIDLIIFIVLGVMAFIALWCVIERILFFKKIQLREYKNQESFDDAISENLTSLYIIYTNAPYVGLLGTVVGIMITFYDMGLSGEIDVKSIVIGLSLALKATALGILVAIPSLIAYNALLRKISILSNSYKVFKEENA, from the coding sequence ATGGAATTTTTAAAAAACTATATTGATTTGATTATTTTTATAGTTTTAGGTGTAATGGCTTTTATTGCTTTATGGTGTGTGATTGAAAGAATTTTGTTTTTTAAAAAAATACAACTTAGAGAATACAAAAATCAAGAAAGTTTTGATGATGCAATAAGTGAAAATCTCACTTCTTTGTATATAATCTATACAAATGCCCCATATGTAGGACTTTTAGGTACAGTAGTGGGTATAATGATAACATTTTATGATATGGGTTTAAGCGGAGAAATAGATGTAAAATCAATTGTAATTGGATTATCCTTAGCGCTAAAAGCAACGGCTTTAGGAATTTTAGTAGCTATACCATCACTAATAGCCTACAATGCTTTACTTAGAAAAATTTCAATCCTAAGCAATTCTTATAAAGTATTCAAGGAAGAAAATGCTTAA